AGAGTACTGGTCATGCATGCAGTGTTTCTGCCCAATCGAAACCATGCAAAATCACATTATCGCACGGGAAAACCGCTCGCAACAAGTTAACAACTCCTTAAGGCTCTGTTTGGATTAAAGGGTTTTCAAAGGAAATATAGAGGAATTTATTCGTGTGAAAAGGCTTTACAGTTTGCCGTTTGAAACAAAGGAATTGCAACTTCCATTCCTAAGGAACAGCTCCCTTGCATGAACAAAACACAGGAAAAAAAGAATCCAATCAATTCTCATGGATTTTCTTCCTTCACGAAGACCAATGTAACAACTCACTCTCCGTCGTTGATTTTGTGCTAACGAAGAGAAAAGAGTGGAGCTTATCCGTGCTATAGCAACAGGAAGAGGAAAAGAGACCTGTAAGTGGACTACAACTGTATTGAACAATGAACCATCATGGTTTGAGTCCATGGGCACCAATGGCCCACATGCAAGAGAAATATAGATAAACTATGCAATTAACATATTATCGTTAGGCACTAATAATGATCTTTATCGTTCATATATTTTTGCGATTCCCCTGTTACGAATTTCTGTATTCCAAACACCTCTTCCTTCTATTTTCTGcattttttcttttctatatTTTGTCACTACACATCAATTatatttctatgatttttttcaTTCCTCTATTTCCAGTTTcttgttccaaacaggccctaattgTGGCTGGCTGGATTGCGTCCAATACCGTGTGCTGTATCCGGACGGCGACGTGACATGTCTAGCTGTTGCAGCATGTGTGAATGAAGCCCAATCATGCAAACAGGACGAAGGCGATGCGCTTGTCAATAGTGCTGCACAAAATACTCGCCGCTCTCGTTCGACTCATGGTCAGCCTGATTCggctcgttttaactttttcatGAGCTAGAGCTGGAAGTTCAGCTCGCTGTTTTAACGAGCCAGTTCGTGAGTTGCTCATGAGCTGAAATGAGCTGAGGCCTATCAGCCCACGACCATGAATCCAAAATATGATGACGCTGATCTAGAAATAAACCTATTCTATTGGTATATAATCCTTATTTTCAGCTGATTCATATAGATTTTGGTTTTATAATTGCCGTGGTACTTAAATTATGATTTATGGATTATTTTTCAgagagaagatgatgatgctaatGTTGAATTTGTGGACTTTCCTGGCAAACAACTAGTAAGTATGCTGGAACTGTATGAATTATGGATAGACCAActatgttgcatggttgataTTTTTGATGAACCTAATgtgtattaatcatgtatggttgcataatAATAGACGTGACCTTTTAAAATTAATATAGCATAAACATTATAAATATGTATGTCCTATTTTTTAGTAGCTCGCAAGCTAAACGAGCTAACTCGAGTTTGCTAACAagctgagctgagctgagctgagctACCTCTAGCTCGTAATATTAACGAGATGAGCCGAGCACAAGCTAGACCAAGCCGAGCCATATCCGGCCCTAGCAGACCATATCCGGTCCTCCTAACGTGTGATGCGGTGCGTAGGAAACGCAGCGTCGGCAGAATCATCAGCAGCAGCAGTCAGCCAGGGACATTATCGCCAAATCATGTGATGATTAGGCAAGTTGGTGGGTGTGGTTGCGAGCCCACGAGTAGTAACAGTCTCTAACAGGCCTGACAATGGGGGCCACCCGACCCGACCAATCTGTCGGTTGGGTGTCGCGTTTGGGAGGGGGGGCATGACCTGAGTTCGACGTTTGATCAGGTCTATTGGTCTTCAGTGTTAATTTCTCGTCGTTTTATGTCTTGGATAAGTTGGCATTAAGGTCGTTGAATTCGCTTCATTCTCTTTTCTTTAGTGGATATGTGCATTCAACGTTCTTAATCAGGGGCAGATCTAGCGATAGGGCGGCGAGCTCAAGCCCTCATACCGCTTTCGTGCCAATGGAACCCATCATAAATTTCTTAATTTTTATATACATGGAAGAGAGGAAGGAGAAGCTCTAGAGGTTGAAGATAGCTTGAGCCACTTCTTCTATAATTTCTAGATCTGCCACTGTTCTTAGTATTAAATTTCTGAGCTCATTGGTTGAGCATGCCCACGAAACACACAACGGAGATGGTACTTTGCCGCAAGGGGTAAATATGGTATTTCTCTAGAACGGAGATGTTTTTGGGTACATGGATCGCTAGGCTAAAAAAAATCTTGGATTCACTTTTTGTCGTGCTTCTTTTCTTTAGTTCTAAATTGGAAAGCCTTTAGTTTTTCTAGATATAAATCTTTTTCTAAACACCTAGGTATACATACGCCATGTATAGATATGTGACCAAAATTAGTAAAAAGCTAAAATGATTTACAATTttctccctccgtcccaaattgtAAGTTATTCTGGCTTTTCTAAACACATAGTTTTTGCTACGCATCTAGATGTACATTATGACCAGAGACATAATAAAAGCTATATATGTAAACAAAAAATCAGAACAACTTATATTTGGAATGGGAACAATACTTTATGAGCACTTACGGAAAAATGGTTAGGGAGGATAACTATTGGCAAGTAAGCTTACTACCCCCTCCGCCCCACCTGTTCCCCCCAATTTTAAATTATAggttgttttgattttttttgaaatacatggcttttactatatatctaaacaTAATGCATATCTAGATGCGTAACAGCAGCTATATATCTGAAAAAGTAAGAATAACTTGCAATTTAAAACGAACGGAATAGTTACAAACAGGATCACTGAATGGCCATGCAAGTGATCCAGCACACGTGGACATGAGGTGGGAGGACAAGACAACTAGACAAGTGGTCCTACATGGAACAGGCACAGCTCATGAGAGGATGAGGTCGTGAGAGTCACGACCCCGACCAACCATCGTTGCTCTGTTAATGCTCTACTCCTACTGCTACTAATCTGAATAACCGAAAccaacggcctgttcgctggttggtttttgagctggtttaggctggctggtgctggtttattgtgagagaaaaacactgttggctgactggtttgggctggctgaaatcaacaagcgaTCAGGCTGCAAACCTCCTTGAGagagggggggaggggggggtgaGGGAGAAGGCAGCACTACTGCCTTGATTGCAGGTGAGGAAGAAAACGAAACTGTCCTGGTTAGGCTAGTCAGTACTAGTAGCTAGCTCGAGTCGGTCCAAGGCTCTGTGCTGTACCCGGATGGCGACATTACGGGCCTAGCTGTTGCCCAGATGCTGAGTCTAAGTAGTACAAGGTTCTCGCAGCCACGGCGAATATCCGGGCGGACCTGTGGACGTGCAACGCGGTGCGCAGGAAACGCAGCAGCGGCCAGGGTCATTATCGTCAAATCCTATGATTTAGCCCTGCTGCTCCCACTGGCTCCCCTGTATAAGAAGAGGAGAGCCTCCTCTCCTCGTTGTCGCCGCATCCCTCCCAAGTCCCCCCAAGCTCAGAGGAACTCAGGCAACGGCCATATATTCCGCCAAAAAAAATAAAGGTAGCCCTGCCCGCACAAAGCTTTGGCTTTCCTGTCCCGTCGTCTTCACAACACTCGTGCTCCTCGTCTTGGTGGCGTGGTGTCGCAACTCGCATGGTAACACAACCAATCCATGCCTCTGTCTCCTTATCTAGCTATCTACTTGAATTTTCAGTCTTAGTTCatgccggccgccggccgccacCCTGCCCGTGCGTTCCAGTTCTGTTTACGGATTCTTCGCTGTAGTGTAAGGGCGCATGGCGTCGAACCTAGCGCCTCCCTGTTAGCTGCGGTGCCTAGATTCAGGGTTCAAACAAAAGGAGGCGGCTTTTCCTTGGTCTGCACCCTGCATTGCCTTCGATTTGTTCTTGATACCAAGTTGTGCTTTCAGTCGGACGAAGTTGGTGTAAACTCCTGCAGCCTTATGTTTCCAGGCGTTAGGTTTGTCAAAGGCAAAATTTCCCTTCGGTTATGGCGCCCCCTTTGCCTTAGATTTCCTAACATCCTGTGCTGTGGCTTCTGATTCTTATTAGAAATCAGAAGAGCATTTTTTTTGGGGGCCCAAATATCCAGTGATGACTTTGCAGAAAAAGTGCATTCAGATTCCCTAGATCCTGCTTTTACCTTCTTTGTGCCTTCTACTGACTATTGATGAATGATGCTGTCCTTTGTTGTACTCCTCTAACTTGTTGTCTTATTCCATTACCTGACACTTTATACTGTATTGTTGATATACATACACAGTCATCATTTTTTTTTGTGAAGCCCTTATTTGGTTGATTTTGTTGTTATCCAGCCCTTACAGTAGCTAACAGAAAACTGTTAGCTTTTCATGTGGTCCTCAATTGCAGAGTCTAATGAAGCTTCTTTTCTTTTGTGCAGATTACAACAACCATAACAAGAAGCAAAAACCTCAGGGGAATGCTGAAAGATGTGCTTTCATAGAAGATATTTCTGCTGCGACATCAAGGACCTCGCTGCTCCGCAAGGTCTGCTAGCCTGCTCTCTTGATGTGAGCGATCACCTTACCTGCATCGACTCCACGACCAAGCCATAAGAATGCTGTTCACCGTCATGGACCATGACATGGGGGGGGAGGGCTAAAATCTTTGCTGTCCACCTGATTTGGCAACACAAAGGTAGCCCTGTGTTTTATATACTTTTCAAGATAATAAAGATATGGAGAGCAGAGGAAAGACTTTGATGGAGCGGTATGAGCTGGGGAGGTTGCTGGGGAAAGGCACGTTTGGCAAGGTGCACTATGGAAGGAACCTTGAGTCCAACCAGAGCGTTGCTATTAAGATGATGGACAAGGACAAAGTGCTCAAGGTCAGGCTTTCGGAGCAGATTAAGCGTGAGATCACAACAATGCGGTTGGTGGCGCATAAGAACATTGTTCATCTTCATGAGGTCATGGCGACACGAAACAAGATCTATATTGTCATGGAGTATGTGAAAGGTGGAGAGCTCTTTGACAAGATTGGCAGGAGTGGCAAGCTCACAGAGGCTGCTGCACACAAGTACTTCCAGCAGCTCATTGGTGCAGTGGATCACTGCCACAGCCGAGGTGTGTATCACCGGGACTTGAAGCCTGAGAACCTGCTGCtggatgagaatgagaacctcaaggtgTCGGATTTTGGACTGAGCGCACTTTCAGAGTCAAAGAAGCAAGATGGGTTGCTCCATACTACCTGTGGAACACCGGCATATGTAGCTCCAGAGGTGATCAGCAAGATAGGCTATGATGGTGCAAAATCTGACATCTGGTCTTGTGGTGTTGTCCTGTTTGTTCTTGCTGCTGGCTATCTCCCTTTCCAGGGCCCAAACTTGATGGAGATGTATCGGAAGATACAGCATGGTGATTTTAGGTGCCCCAGTTGGTTTTCACACAAACTCAAGAAGCTGTTGTACAAGATCCTGGACCCCAACCCAGGCACAAGAATTTCAATTCAGAAGATAAAGGAGTCTACTTGGTTCCGAAAGGGTCCTGGGGAGACCCGTGCAGTAAAGGCAAAAATTCTTAGTGAGAATTCCAACACAAATGCTGCCCCGGTGCCTGCTACTAGGCGCAAGAAGATTGCTCACGAAGATATGAAGCCCCTGGCTGCCACAAACCTAAATGCCTTTGAAATTATCTCATTCTCAACAGGGTTGGACCTGTCTGGTCTATTTATCAAAAAGGAGTGCAGAAAGGAGACAAGGTTCACTTCAGATAAGCCTGCCTTGGCCATCATCTCAAAACTTGAAGAGGTTGCAAAACAACTGAATCTCAGGATAAGGAAGAAGGATAATGGCATTGTCAAGATTCAAGGGAGGAAGGAGGGGAGGAATGGTGTCCTTCAGTTTGACACTGAGATCTTTGAGATCACACCATCCTACCATCTCATTGAGATGAAACAAACAAGTGGTGATTCAGTTGAGTACCAGAAACTGTTGGAAGAGGACATCCGGCCAGGGCTGAAGGACATTGTCTGGGcctggcatggagatgatctgcAGCAAAAGCTGGAGTAGCTTCGGATGTCTCACATAGATTTTGTTCTGAAAATTCGTCGGATTTTCAGCTCAGAGTGATTCTGTTCTACATTTGATGTCTTCTTTTTTAGCAGCTACATTTTTTATGTATTGGAGAAGCATGGTGGTGATGTGAACCATTAGGCTATATTTTGTTCAGCAATAATTGTTGAGAAGCTGAGTTGTTGTGTTACATTTTGAAGATTGTTCCAGTTTTGTAATGGCTGTAAATATCAATAATGAAAAAAAAATGTTGTTGATCCTTAAAAAAAGAGTCGAGCTTTCCAGGAGATGCATTAGTAATTGGATGCGTCTATGTTGGAGACTAATTTGAAAAGCAGATCCAATCAAATTAGTTTCAGTAAACCAGTCATGATTATACCAGCAAGTTGTACCATGATTAAGGGAATAAACTCTTTGGGTTCCTATAGTCTCCAACATAGATGCTTTTATCCTAAAAAATGAGGTGTCATGATGGATGACTGATGCAATGTATGTCCATAAACAAGAGATGAAACACTGATGATATAAATCTTGCCTGTTCTCAACAGTTTACTTGTTATTTTTTCTTGGCTCATCTGTATCTGTTGGAACTATGGGGATATGCTAAGGGCGCAAGGTGATCGACAGACGGCAGGTAAACATGTATTGTGAAGTGCAGTTAAAAGTTTCTATGCACGGGGACAGAAACTGTTGTAATAGGACATCAGGCCAGGGCCGAAGGACATAGTCTGAGCCTTGCATACAGATGATCAGCAGCAAAAGAGCTTTAGATGTATCACATAGTTTTTGTTCTGATAATTCGTTGGATTTTTCAGCTCAGAGTGATTCTGTTCTTTGTCCGTGTCTTGTTTGTTAGCAGctatattcttttcttttttatatattgGCAGAGCACCAGGTGAATGGTGATGATCTGAAGCATTAGGTTATATTTTGTTGAGCAATAGTTTCTGAGAAGCTGAGTTCTTGAGTGACATTGTGAAAATCTTTTCATTTGGTTCCACGAAATACAATGTTGTTGACCCATAAAACAGGGTGAGCTTTCCTGTACTATTCTAATGGTTTTTTTTATGTAATATAGTACGAAACGTTTACAAAAAGCTATGCGTACCTTAGCACCTGCATATAGCATGGCCGTTACAACATTTGACAACAGGTGAACTTGGAGATCTGAAAGTGTACTATAATTCGAAATGTGGTGTGCTATCGATGAAGACTGAATCTCTTCTTTCATGTTT
The sequence above is drawn from the Miscanthus floridulus cultivar M001 chromosome 15, ASM1932011v1, whole genome shotgun sequence genome and encodes:
- the LOC136508754 gene encoding CBL-interacting protein kinase 15-like, producing the protein MESRGKTLMERYELGRLLGKGTFGKVHYGRNLESNQSVAIKMMDKDKVLKVRLSEQIKREITTMRLVAHKNIVHLHEVMATRNKIYIVMEYVKGGELFDKIGRSGKLTEAAAHKYFQQLIGAVDHCHSRGVYHRDLKPENLLLDENENLKVSDFGLSALSESKKQDGLLHTTCGTPAYVAPEVISKIGYDGAKSDIWSCGVVLFVLAAGYLPFQGPNLMEMYRKIQHGDFRCPSWFSHKLKKLLYKILDPNPGTRISIQKIKESTWFRKGPGETRAVKAKILSENSNTNAAPVPATRRKKIAHEDMKPLAATNLNAFEIISFSTGLDLSGLFIKKECRKETRFTSDKPALAIISKLEEVAKQLNLRIRKKDNGIVKIQGRKEGRNGVLQFDTEIFEITPSYHLIEMKQTSGDSVEYQKLLEEDIRPGLKDIVWAWHGDDLQQKLE